A stretch of the Chlorobiota bacterium genome encodes the following:
- a CDS encoding ABC transporter permease, whose product MSLIQFIGRKIISFFEELGKIVLLLGKVIKYLPTVFHTRGNVISQMTQIGVKSLPLVLMIGLFTGAISALQATNLFAKFNLVSLARTFIGGSIATVVFTELSPVLTALVIAGRIGGSIAAQIGTMVVSEQVDALEMMAIPPARYLAMPRVFATAIMLPVLIVFSNIIAIVGSYILMVVKFGFSAEDFFGSLQRYFAINELLTGLFKAFIFGCATSVLSCHVGFSTTGGAEGVGASTVRAFTLSSSSILLLDALLGYLL is encoded by the coding sequence ATCAGCTTAATTCAATTTATTGGGAGAAAAATTATAAGTTTTTTTGAAGAGCTTGGCAAAATTGTTTTATTGTTGGGGAAAGTAATTAAGTATTTACCAACAGTTTTTCATACTCGAGGGAACGTAATTTCTCAAATGACTCAGATTGGCGTTAAGTCATTGCCATTAGTATTAATGATAGGCTTATTTACTGGGGCAATTTCTGCGTTGCAGGCAACAAATTTATTTGCTAAATTTAACTTAGTTTCATTGGCTAGAACTTTTATAGGAGGTTCTATAGCAACTGTAGTCTTTACAGAATTATCTCCAGTTTTAACAGCTCTTGTAATTGCTGGAAGGATTGGTGGTTCAATTGCTGCTCAAATAGGTACAATGGTTGTTTCAGAGCAAGTTGATGCACTAGAGATGATGGCTATACCACCAGCCCGTTACCTTGCAATGCCAAGAGTTTTTGCAACAGCAATAATGCTTCCAGTACTAATAGTTTTCTCAAATATAATTGCTATTGTTGGATCATATATATTGATGGTTGTTAAATTTGGTTTTTCAGCAGAAGATTTTTTTGGTTCTTTACAAAGATATTTTGCAATAAATGAATTATTAACAGGTCTTTTTAAAGCTTTTATTTTTGGTTGTGCAACTTCTGTTCTAAGCTGTCACGTCGGATTCTCAACTACTGGGGGTGCGGAAGGAGTTGGAGCTTCAACAGTGAGAGCTTTTACTCTTTCGTCTTCATCAATACTTCTTCTGGATGCCTTGTTAGGTTATTTACTCTAG
- the acpS gene encoding holo-ACP synthase codes for MLKGIGIDIVELSRIEEANQKYGDRFLNRIYTEHELAYCNSREATKFKHLAARFAAKEACSKAMGTGIARGVSWKDMEIQNLFSGEPIMKLYGKALEICQGLIIHVSLTHTNTNAAAVVVLEQL; via the coding sequence ATGTTAAAAGGAATTGGTATTGACATTGTTGAACTCTCTAGAATTGAAGAAGCTAATCAAAAGTATGGTGATAGATTCTTAAATAGAATTTATACCGAACATGAACTAGCATATTGCAACTCTCGTGAAGCTACTAAATTTAAACATTTAGCTGCAAGATTCGCTGCAAAAGAAGCTTGCTCTAAAGCAATGGGTACTGGTATTGCTCGTGGTGTTTCTTGGAAGGATATGGAAATTCAAAATCTATTTTCAGGTGAACCTATTATGAAACTTTATGGGAAAGCTCTTGAAATATGCCAAGGATTAATTATTCATGTTTCACTAACACATACTAATACAAATGCAGCTGCTGTAGTTGTTCTAGAGCAATTGTAA
- the tatB gene encoding twin-arginine translocase subunit TatB — protein sequence MFDIGGGELLLILVVVLVLFGPKKLPELAQSFGKGMREFKKAQQQFKDQMDEALRDEPVVHTPVEPVSHSAIIKPTETDN from the coding sequence ATGTTTGATATAGGCGGGGGTGAGCTTCTTTTAATTCTTGTTGTGGTATTGGTTCTTTTTGGACCTAAAAAATTACCTGAGTTAGCACAAAGCTTCGGAAAAGGTATGCGTGAGTTTAAAAAAGCACAACAGCAATTCAAAGATCAAATGGATGAAGCTTTAAGAGATGAACCTGTTGTTCATACTCCTGTTGAACCTGTATCTCATTCTGCAATAATAAAACCTACGGAAACTGACAATTAA
- a CDS encoding methyltransferase domain-containing protein codes for MKNLLRKIYNLHPLVGFPSVVRIGLNRELKRQFSRLKKGVVMDVGSKLSPYKSLIPSTEYLRLDIDPDSKPNICSDLHSIIGYDNYFDTVIATEVLEHLYDPQLAIDQLYKILKPGGVMILSTRFIHRLHPDPQDFYRFTPDSFNHLMKKFSKVEIFHHGNRLQTLWYIFVNNKIAMLFLLPLLNPIFALINVKKTDFPLGYVVYSVK; via the coding sequence ATGAAAAATTTATTAAGAAAAATATATAATCTTCACCCTTTGGTTGGATTTCCATCAGTTGTTAGAATCGGATTAAATCGCGAATTAAAACGTCAATTCTCTCGTCTAAAAAAAGGTGTGGTTATGGATGTAGGTTCTAAATTATCTCCATATAAAAGTTTAATACCTTCAACTGAATATCTTAGATTAGATATTGATCCAGATTCAAAACCAAATATCTGCTCAGATCTTCATTCAATTATTGGTTATGATAATTATTTTGACACTGTTATTGCAACAGAGGTTTTAGAACATTTGTATGATCCGCAGTTAGCAATTGATCAATTGTATAAAATATTAAAACCAGGTGGGGTAATGATTCTTTCTACTAGATTCATTCATAGGTTGCACCCAGACCCTCAGGATTTCTATCGTTTTACACCTGATTCTTTTAATCACTTAATGAAAAAATTTTCCAAGGTTGAAATTTTTCATCACGGTAACAGGCTTCAAACTCTTTGGTACATTTTTGTAAATAATAAAATTGCAATGCTTTTTTTACTCCCATTATTAAATCCAATTTTTGCATTAATCAATGTAAAAAAAACTGATTTCCCTTTGGGTTATGTTGTTTATTCAGTAAAGTAG
- the maf gene encoding septum formation protein Maf yields the protein MLQKIILASGSPRRMQLLKQIGIVFEVEIPQSDESIIVGESPSELVMRLSKLKATEIANKLVTGIIIGSDTIVVLEGDVLGKPINKLDAISMLKRLSNKTHKVFTGYSIIDVVNKVTITNFNETEVKFRNLDENEIFQYVESGSPLDKAGSYGIQDDFGAVFIEYIIGDYYTVVGLPISKLYLDLKKINAI from the coding sequence ATGCTACAAAAAATAATATTAGCTTCTGGTTCTCCAAGAAGGATGCAATTATTAAAGCAGATCGGAATTGTATTTGAAGTAGAAATCCCTCAATCAGATGAATCTATAATTGTTGGAGAATCACCTTCTGAATTAGTTATGAGGTTATCAAAACTAAAAGCAACTGAAATTGCTAATAAATTGGTTACTGGAATTATTATTGGATCAGATACAATTGTTGTGCTAGAAGGTGATGTTTTAGGAAAACCAATCAATAAATTAGATGCAATTTCTATGTTAAAAAGATTAAGCAATAAAACCCATAAAGTTTTTACAGGGTATTCAATTATAGATGTTGTAAATAAAGTAACAATTACCAATTTTAATGAAACTGAAGTAAAATTTAGAAACCTTGATGAAAATGAAATTTTTCAATATGTAGAAAGCGGGTCTCCTCTTGATAAAGCTGGAAGTTATGGCATTCAGGATGATTTTGGAGCTGTTTTTATTGAATACATTATAGGTGATTATTATACTGTTGTTGGTCTTCCAATTAGTAAATTGTATTTAGATTTAAAAAAAATAAATGCCATTTGA
- the tatA gene encoding twin-arginine translocase TatA/TatE family subunit yields the protein MFGLGAPEMLLIIGGALLLFGGKKIPELMKGLGSGIKEFKKAATDVEEATTNQVQPPQPPSQINQ from the coding sequence ATGTTTGGTTTAGGTGCACCTGAAATGTTACTTATTATTGGTGGGGCATTATTACTTTTCGGAGGAAAAAAAATTCCTGAATTAATGAAAGGTTTGGGCTCTGGAATTAAGGAATTTAAAAAAGCAGCAACAGATGTTGAGGAAGCTACTACTAATCAAGTACAACCACCTCAACCTCCTAGTCAGATTAATCAATAA
- a CDS encoding Ig-like domain-containing protein translates to MPLGGEDDKTPPKIISISPKSGTVNFKEDKVIIKFDKYIQEETFEKSLVITPPTDNSMEINWGNSGKDVEIKFLFQENKTYAISIGSSTTDISGNKLLKQEVVRFSTGLNIDSGRIEGQVINDINKRVTIFCFKYDTKEPNPILDKPDYIALPSSEGIFSIEGLPLGKYRIYAIADEFNDMLYSIDNDAFGCASSDVNVVSMVVPTKISLIKLRRELDIKPPELFSTKRIDCSLTELKFSEPISEISINVNNFELINNNNKIQILNVWKSKINPFSIIVEHGKVLDGSLKFSCNNLADTALNLMPDSLGISISNEIISCNLTPFNFYGVNEKQLGLFTNNDTLLLSFNCELNFLDDKNAVVLKDSNTRKLVPLTLVKISPSDFYAYLSDSIPKFKKPLLEIDLRLFEKKNLSKSEKKNIDTTIIYKIGFGKNSENGKLTGSINDESKDLSQVYCVVARSLNSGKNYFLKNLNRGQFEFKSIAQGEYEVSCFKDKNMNGKYDFGTIVPNVNSEVLVIHNGTIKVGNSSWTTINIDFEFKY, encoded by the coding sequence GTGCCACTTGGTGGAGAAGATGATAAAACTCCACCGAAAATTATTTCTATATCACCAAAAAGTGGAACAGTTAATTTTAAGGAGGATAAAGTAATAATTAAATTTGATAAATATATTCAGGAAGAAACATTTGAAAAATCATTAGTAATAACGCCTCCAACAGATAATTCAATGGAGATTAATTGGGGGAATAGTGGAAAAGATGTTGAGATAAAATTTCTTTTCCAAGAGAATAAAACGTATGCAATTTCAATTGGGAGCAGTACCACTGATATTTCTGGAAATAAATTATTAAAGCAAGAAGTTGTTCGTTTTTCAACTGGTTTAAACATTGATAGTGGTCGAATTGAAGGTCAAGTAATAAATGATATAAATAAGAGGGTAACTATATTTTGTTTTAAATATGACACAAAAGAACCTAACCCTATTCTTGATAAACCCGATTATATTGCCTTGCCAAGTAGTGAAGGGATATTTTCAATTGAAGGCTTACCACTTGGGAAATATCGTATATATGCAATTGCAGATGAATTTAATGACATGTTATATTCTATTGATAACGACGCTTTTGGCTGTGCTTCAAGTGATGTTAATGTTGTTTCAATGGTTGTTCCAACTAAAATTTCTTTAATTAAACTAAGAAGAGAATTAGATATTAAACCACCAGAATTATTCTCAACAAAAAGAATAGATTGTTCATTAACTGAACTAAAATTTAGTGAACCAATTTCAGAGATTTCAATTAATGTAAATAATTTTGAATTGATTAATAATAATAATAAAATTCAAATATTAAATGTTTGGAAATCTAAAATAAATCCATTTTCAATAATTGTGGAACATGGAAAAGTTTTAGACGGATCTTTAAAATTTAGTTGTAATAATTTAGCAGATACAGCTTTAAATTTAATGCCAGATAGTTTGGGAATATCAATTTCCAATGAAATAATTTCATGCAATTTAACCCCTTTTAACTTTTATGGAGTAAATGAAAAGCAGCTTGGATTGTTTACAAATAATGATACTTTATTATTAAGTTTTAATTGTGAATTAAATTTTTTAGATGATAAAAATGCAGTTGTTCTGAAGGATAGTAATACTAGAAAATTAGTCCCATTAACATTAGTAAAAATATCTCCATCTGATTTCTATGCTTATTTAAGTGATTCAATCCCAAAGTTCAAAAAACCTCTTTTAGAAATTGATTTAAGACTTTTTGAAAAAAAGAATTTAAGCAAAAGTGAAAAGAAAAATATTGATACAACAATTATTTATAAAATTGGATTTGGAAAAAATTCTGAAAATGGAAAATTAACTGGAAGTATTAATGATGAAAGTAAAGATTTAAGTCAAGTTTATTGTGTTGTTGCAAGAAGTTTAAATTCTGGAAAAAACTATTTTTTAAAAAATTTAAATAGAGGACAATTTGAATTTAAATCAATAGCTCAAGGAGAATATGAAGTGTCTTGTTTTAAAGATAAAAATATGAATGGAAAATATGATTTTGGAACTATAGTACCAAATGTTAATTCTGAAGTTTTAGTTATTCATAATGGTACAATTAAAGTTGGAAACTCATCTTGGACAACAATTAATATCGATTTTGAATTTAAATATTAA
- the thiO gene encoding glycine oxidase ThiO: MIFDFCIIGGGIAGLTIANELVRNSVSVVVIDEDEIGKGAGYYAAGMLAPLIESKIEEVNIVNYGLEALKYYPDYISNLESETNFDVGFKKEGTLLLALNEDDRNILKHRYYEYESLGLDINWLTGSECRELEPNLSAQINTGIFSKSDIQLNNRIFIKALFQNCKNKKVSFHEKVINGELVIVNNTVKEFKFDNILINAKNFIVTCGAKSNKYASQCGIKNLVRPVKGQVIRLDQKKLELINYIIRTPEVYLVPKSDGSLVVGGSTEDKGFDNSNTAGEIFELLNSAYEVLPGIYELPILELGTGFRPATYDNEPAIGESEIKGLYFATGYYRHGVLFSPLSAKLLCDKILYNKSNKYLELFSLDRFYLNTN; encoded by the coding sequence ATGATATTTGATTTTTGTATAATTGGAGGAGGAATAGCTGGTTTAACAATAGCAAATGAACTTGTTCGTAATTCAGTATCTGTGGTTGTTATTGATGAAGATGAAATTGGTAAGGGTGCTGGATATTATGCTGCTGGTATGTTAGCACCTTTAATTGAATCAAAAATAGAGGAGGTTAATATAGTGAATTACGGATTAGAAGCTCTGAAATACTATCCAGATTATATTTCAAATTTAGAATCTGAAACGAATTTTGATGTTGGATTTAAAAAGGAAGGTACTTTACTTTTAGCTTTAAATGAAGATGATAGAAATATATTAAAACATAGGTATTATGAGTATGAAAGTTTAGGATTAGATATTAACTGGTTAACAGGTTCAGAATGTAGAGAATTAGAACCAAATTTATCTGCACAAATTAATACTGGTATTTTTTCAAAGTCGGATATTCAGTTAAATAATAGAATATTTATAAAAGCTTTATTCCAAAATTGTAAAAATAAAAAAGTTAGTTTCCATGAAAAAGTAATTAATGGGGAATTAGTTATTGTGAACAATACTGTTAAAGAATTTAAATTTGATAATATTTTAATTAATGCTAAAAATTTTATTGTTACTTGTGGGGCAAAATCAAACAAATATGCCTCTCAATGTGGTATTAAAAATTTAGTTAGACCTGTAAAAGGGCAGGTAATTAGGCTAGATCAAAAAAAATTAGAATTAATAAATTATATTATTAGAACTCCAGAAGTTTACTTAGTTCCCAAATCTGATGGATCTTTGGTTGTTGGTGGAAGTACAGAAGATAAAGGGTTCGATAATTCAAATACTGCTGGTGAAATATTTGAATTGTTAAATTCTGCATACGAAGTTCTACCTGGAATTTATGAATTACCTATTTTAGAGTTAGGAACTGGTTTCAGACCAGCGACATATGACAACGAACCTGCCATAGGAGAATCTGAGATAAAAGGATTGTATTTTGCTACAGGTTATTACAGACATGGGGTTTTATTTTCTCCTTTAAGTGCTAAATTACTTTGCGATAAAATTTTATATAATAAATCTAATAAATACTTAGAATTGTTTTCATTAGATAGATTTTATTTAAATACAAATTGA
- the purQ gene encoding phosphoribosylformylglycinamidine synthase subunit PurQ, with amino-acid sequence MKIGVLVFPGSNCDHDAYYSIKHVIGVNTEFLFHKEHDLKGVDAVIVPGGFSYGDYLRCGAIARFSPIMEEVVKFANSGGPVMGICNGFQILCEAGLLPGGLLRNTNTKFISKYVNLLVSNNKTIFTSKLVQNQILSIPIAHGEGNYYADENLVKTLQDNNQIVFQYCDINGNLTEESNPNGSVHNIAGIVNKNGNVLGMMPHPERACDLMLGSTDGIAIFSSLIDSLIVSI; translated from the coding sequence TTGAAAATAGGCGTTCTAGTTTTCCCAGGATCGAATTGTGATCATGATGCTTACTACTCAATAAAGCATGTTATAGGTGTTAATACTGAGTTTTTGTTTCATAAAGAACATGATCTTAAAGGAGTTGATGCAGTTATTGTGCCAGGTGGATTTAGTTATGGTGATTATTTACGTTGTGGAGCTATAGCTAGATTTTCACCAATAATGGAAGAAGTAGTGAAGTTTGCAAATTCAGGAGGTCCAGTAATGGGAATTTGTAATGGATTTCAAATACTTTGCGAAGCTGGTTTGCTCCCAGGTGGATTGTTAAGAAATACAAATACTAAATTTATTTCTAAGTATGTAAATTTATTGGTTTCAAATAACAAAACAATTTTTACATCAAAACTAGTTCAAAATCAAATTCTTTCAATTCCAATTGCTCATGGTGAAGGTAATTATTATGCTGATGAAAATCTTGTAAAAACTTTGCAAGATAATAATCAAATTGTTTTTCAATATTGTGACATAAATGGTAACTTAACAGAAGAATCAAACCCAAATGGATCTGTTCATAACATTGCTGGTATAGTTAATAAAAATGGAAATGTTTTAGGAATGATGCCTCATCCTGAAAGGGCATGCGATTTAATGTTAGGATCAACAGATGGTATTGCAATTTTTTCATCTTTAATTGATTCCTTAATTGTTTCTATTTAA
- a CDS encoding RecQ family ATP-dependent DNA helicase encodes MNLDNNLTPKEILKKYFGYNNFRSGQEEIIHSVIMGEDSLVVMPTGGGKSLCFQVPAMLLKGITVVVSPLIALMKDQVDSLEKVGIKATTINSTLEFGEVRQRMTDIRYGLYKIVYVAPERFESKSFVELLSDLDVSLFAVDEAHCISDWGHDFRPSYIKLKEAIESIGRPTVIALTATATPKVQEDIVTYLGLLNSKRFVRGFDRPNLRYNVKPSINKINSLVDLLKLKLKSPGSMIIYCGTRKTVENVGSQLLSNKLPVTIYHAGLKDDERNNAQTLWINSVAKIIVATNAFGMGIDKYDVRDVIHFDLPGSLEAYYQEAGRAGRDGLPSDCTLLFNNRDRGLQEFFIRNLYPERDKIEAVYNALWDSLNIGIEGIFEGVFLPNEDNIAFRGKVSRSDVNSVINLLEKNNIVRKVRAEKLAIVQLLVDSENIKQYYSLTRVESRKLTIMALLRTIGSSELSNRIMINTEDMANKHGLTIELLDENLRALMMNKILVYTPPNQHTGVQFISQRIESKHLQIDENAITLGRERALFKLNSMEEFAKKNKCRRDIILEYFCAEIPKKSCGFCDYCRNPNSVIDIQANITPRISRAMETFLACVVELNGKFGLMTYVDILIGITSNKNVFRFKLNEYKRFSELNDFNRQELAMLANGLLDAGLLKRTGTDYPIITYSEIGIKSISHLNIESFFENGY; translated from the coding sequence ATGAACTTAGATAATAATTTAACCCCTAAAGAAATTCTTAAAAAATATTTTGGATATAACAATTTTCGATCAGGACAAGAAGAGATTATTCACTCAGTTATAATGGGTGAAGACTCACTAGTAGTTATGCCAACAGGTGGGGGGAAGTCACTTTGCTTTCAAGTTCCAGCAATGTTATTAAAAGGTATAACTGTAGTTGTTTCACCTTTAATAGCTCTTATGAAAGATCAAGTCGATTCATTAGAAAAAGTAGGAATTAAAGCCACTACTATTAATTCAACATTAGAATTTGGCGAAGTAAGGCAAAGAATGACTGATATAAGGTACGGGCTATATAAAATTGTATATGTTGCACCTGAAAGATTTGAAAGTAAATCTTTTGTTGAACTCCTTTCTGATTTGGATGTATCTTTATTTGCAGTAGATGAAGCTCATTGTATATCTGACTGGGGACATGATTTCAGACCAAGCTATATTAAGCTCAAAGAAGCAATCGAAAGCATTGGCAGACCTACCGTTATAGCTCTAACAGCAACAGCTACCCCTAAAGTTCAAGAAGATATTGTTACATATTTAGGCTTGCTAAATTCTAAAAGATTTGTGCGTGGATTTGACAGACCAAATTTGAGATACAATGTAAAACCTTCAATCAATAAAATTAATTCTTTAGTTGATTTGTTGAAGTTAAAACTTAAATCACCTGGCTCAATGATAATATATTGCGGTACTCGTAAAACTGTTGAAAATGTTGGTTCACAACTTTTATCAAATAAATTACCTGTTACAATTTATCATGCAGGGCTTAAAGACGATGAACGCAATAATGCCCAAACTTTGTGGATTAATTCAGTTGCTAAAATCATTGTGGCTACAAATGCATTTGGGATGGGTATTGACAAATATGATGTTCGAGATGTAATTCACTTTGATTTACCTGGATCTTTGGAAGCATACTATCAAGAAGCTGGAAGAGCAGGTAGAGATGGTCTTCCAAGTGATTGCACATTACTTTTCAACAATCGAGATAGAGGGTTACAAGAGTTTTTTATTAGAAATTTATATCCTGAAAGAGATAAAATTGAAGCTGTTTATAATGCTCTTTGGGATTCATTAAATATTGGAATTGAGGGAATTTTTGAAGGTGTTTTTTTACCAAATGAAGATAATATAGCATTCCGTGGTAAAGTATCTCGAAGCGATGTTAATAGCGTAATTAACCTATTAGAGAAAAATAATATTGTTAGAAAAGTTCGTGCTGAAAAATTAGCTATTGTTCAGTTGCTTGTTGATAGTGAAAATATAAAACAATATTATTCACTTACTAGAGTTGAATCCAGAAAATTGACTATAATGGCTTTGCTCAGAACAATTGGTTCAAGCGAATTGAGTAATAGAATAATGATTAACACTGAAGACATGGCTAATAAACATGGACTTACAATTGAATTATTAGATGAAAATTTAAGAGCTTTAATGATGAATAAAATATTAGTTTATACACCACCAAACCAACATACTGGGGTTCAATTCATTAGCCAAAGAATTGAATCAAAACATTTACAGATTGATGAAAATGCAATTACATTAGGTCGAGAAAGAGCATTGTTTAAATTAAATTCAATGGAAGAATTTGCCAAAAAGAATAAATGTAGAAGAGATATAATATTGGAATATTTTTGCGCAGAAATTCCTAAAAAAAGTTGTGGTTTTTGTGATTATTGTAGAAATCCTAATTCCGTTATCGATATTCAAGCTAATATAACCCCAAGAATTTCTAGGGCAATGGAAACTTTTTTAGCTTGCGTAGTTGAACTTAACGGAAAATTTGGTTTGATGACTTATGTGGATATTTTAATTGGGATTACAAGTAATAAAAATGTATTCAGATTTAAATTGAACGAATATAAAAGATTTTCCGAATTAAATGATTTTAATAGACAAGAACTTGCAATGCTAGCTAACGGTCTTCTTGATGCTGGTCTGTTAAAAAGAACCGGTACAGATTACCCAATTATCACATATTCAGAAATAGGTATTAAATCAATTTCACATTTAAATATAGAAAGCTTTTTTGAAAATGGATATTAA
- a CDS encoding DNA alkylation repair protein has protein sequence MEITSEIVDFFSTYSNDEYAKGMKKYMRDKFEFFGIKSPIRKEIQKKYFSVNKIPDNLVPFIKSLWMLPERELQYFAMDILFKIKKFWKEEYIDLFEWLIIHKSWWDTVDYIAARLIGEYFVEFPSKKLVLTNKWITSENMWLERTAIIHQLSYGINTDWNLLKEFILFKIDSNEFFIQKAIGWALRQYAYKKPDIVLSFANEFPLKPLSRREALRRIT, from the coding sequence ATGGAAATTACATCTGAAATAGTTGATTTTTTCAGTACCTATTCAAATGATGAATATGCAAAAGGAATGAAAAAATATATGAGAGATAAATTTGAATTTTTCGGAATTAAATCTCCAATTAGAAAAGAAATTCAAAAAAAGTATTTTTCGGTAAATAAAATTCCTGATAATTTAGTTCCATTTATTAAAAGTTTATGGATGCTCCCTGAACGTGAACTTCAATACTTTGCAATGGATATTCTTTTTAAAATTAAAAAATTTTGGAAAGAAGAATACATTGATTTATTTGAATGGTTAATAATACACAAAAGTTGGTGGGATACTGTAGATTATATTGCTGCAAGGCTTATAGGTGAATACTTTGTTGAATTTCCAAGTAAAAAATTAGTGCTTACTAACAAGTGGATAACTTCAGAAAATATGTGGTTGGAAAGAACAGCTATAATTCATCAATTGAGTTATGGCATTAATACAGATTGGAATTTATTAAAAGAATTTATCTTATTTAAAATAGACTCAAATGAATTTTTTATTCAAAAAGCTATTGGATGGGCTTTAAGACAGTATGCTTATAAAAAACCAGATATTGTTTTAAGTTTTGCAAATGAATTTCCACTAAAACCATTAAGCCGTCGTGAAGCATTAAGGAGAATAACCTAA
- the thiS gene encoding sulfur carrier protein ThiS yields the protein MKISINGFPIDTELKTLLSLLNNYSVQTDIPGIAVAVNDLIIKKNEWIFYELKENDNIELITAMQGG from the coding sequence ATGAAAATATCAATCAATGGATTTCCAATTGATACAGAGTTAAAAACTTTGCTTAGTTTATTGAATAATTATTCTGTGCAGACTGACATACCTGGAATTGCAGTTGCTGTTAATGATTTGATTATCAAAAAAAATGAATGGATATTCTATGAATTAAAAGAAAATGATAATATAGAATTGATAACAGCTATGCAAGGTGGATAA
- a CDS encoding prohibitin family protein, producing MITTTIFGTLIIFIGRILATNSGKPIFKTLSLTLGLIILIGGILMSSVKIIEPGEIGVQKLFGTVQDGVLDNGLHIINPLAEIEIFEAKTQNYTMSKIHSEGQKEGDDAIRVLTKDGLEVIIDMTVLFRVIPNKTPQILKTIGVDYVDNIVRPITRTYIRDNAVYYQAVELYSEKRNEFQTRIIKSIDVEFAKRGLQLEQVLIRNISLPPSVQGSIEAKINAEQEAQKMEFVLQKEKQEAERKRVEAQGIADYQKTIASGLTDNQLQYESIKAQKEIATSPNAKVIIMNGRGNSPILIGGGQ from the coding sequence ATGATTACTACAACAATTTTCGGAACTTTAATTATCTTTATTGGTAGAATTTTAGCTACTAACTCTGGTAAACCAATTTTCAAAACTTTATCATTAACTTTAGGTTTGATAATTTTAATAGGGGGTATTTTAATGAGTTCAGTAAAAATTATAGAGCCAGGAGAAATTGGTGTTCAAAAATTATTTGGTACAGTACAAGATGGTGTATTAGATAATGGACTCCACATAATTAATCCTCTCGCTGAAATAGAAATCTTTGAGGCAAAAACTCAAAATTATACTATGTCAAAAATTCATAGCGAAGGGCAAAAAGAAGGTGATGATGCAATTCGAGTTTTAACAAAAGATGGACTAGAGGTGATTATTGATATGACAGTATTATTTAGGGTCATACCAAACAAAACTCCTCAGATTTTAAAAACAATAGGAGTTGATTATGTTGACAACATTGTTAGACCAATAACAAGAACTTATATTCGTGATAACGCTGTATATTATCAAGCAGTTGAACTTTATTCTGAAAAAAGGAATGAATTTCAAACAAGAATTATTAAATCTATTGATGTTGAATTTGCTAAAAGAGGTTTGCAACTTGAACAAGTTTTAATCAGAAACATTTCATTGCCACCATCAGTTCAAGGTAGTATTGAAGCAAAAATCAATGCAGAACAAGAAGCACAAAAAATGGAGTTTGTTCTTCAGAAAGAAAAGCAAGAAGCTGAAAGAAAAAGGGTTGAGGCACAGGGTATAGCTGACTATCAAAAGACAATTGCATCAGGTTTGACTGATAATCAGTTACAATATGAATCTATTAAAGCTCAAAAAGAAATTGCTACATCTCCTAATGCTAAAGTTATAATTATGAATGGAAGAGGTAATTCACCAATTTTAATTGGCGGAGGTCAATAA
- the purS gene encoding phosphoribosylformylglycinamidine synthase subunit PurS has product MSTNLNFKAIVTVKLRTAILDVQGKTVENALNSMGYGSISHIRIGKHITLDVVAKNKEEAENIVKKAADQLLSNPIVEDYIVEIE; this is encoded by the coding sequence ATGTCTACAAACTTAAATTTTAAAGCAATAGTAACAGTTAAATTGCGAACAGCAATTTTAGATGTACAAGGAAAAACTGTTGAAAATGCTTTGAATTCTATGGGTTATGGATCTATATCTCACATAAGGATTGGAAAGCATATAACACTTGATGTTGTTGCAAAAAATAAGGAAGAAGCTGAAAATATTGTAAAAAAAGCAGCTGATCAGTTATTAAGTAACCCTATAGTTGAAGATTATATTGTTGAGATTGAATAA